The Triticum urartu cultivar G1812 chromosome 5, Tu2.1, whole genome shotgun sequence genome contains the following window.
ATGACTAGTGACAGAATTATGAGTTTACCTTAATTGAACGCCGCCCTTCGAGCTCAATTAGGTATTCTGCAGTTCCTGCCTTAGCTCTGGTGGCATCTTCTGCAGAAGCTCCATTCTCTATGTCCTCTAGTGCATCTGAAATAGGCAAAGTTAGGAACTAGAATCTGCAACTGCGATACATCAATAATACCAGTAGTCATGCACCATATATAACTTGTGTGCTTGGCTCCATACCTCCATTTGTCTTGTTAAATTAGACATTACAGTGATCAGAGCAGCAACAATAAGACGTAAAATGGTTTACAAAGATTGACATCTAATGCACCTAGCCGATGTAAGTGAACCAGTGGGTAATGTGACTCCGTGTGACGTAAAAATGTGCAAGAAAGTGAGACCATGTTACCCAAGGTTGTAGCCATTTGTAGATTCACTTAGTTTTTCTTCATTATCCGCTGCATTAGAAGCATGTACAACAGTCCTGAGGATGACTGCAACAAGGAAGCATGCCACTCCAGTGAAAAGAATGTCTGCCCTGTTGATGCGGTTGTCCAGGAAATAATTCAGTGTTGTGCCTGAAAATACAACACACGACTTAACAGAAGAAATAttaaaaaaaaaaaaagaggcaGCTAAAAATCCAActtgtaatttggtgcatcggttcTTTCAGTTCAGATATCAGCTATACTTGTATCATCAAAGCTGTTCATATCTTGAGATGTTTTTAAACCTAGACAATAATACCTTGCTAAATGATTCACCTAAGATTGACACACACTTTTTTGAAGCAACTAGAACTGTCAGATAACCAGTGTTATTGGGCAAAAGACTGACTTAAACCAACTAGTGCTAACCTAGTAATTCAGTCCCTATTGTAATCATTAATAAAGGAGCATTGGGATCAATAATGAGCTGTACGTGACATGTATCATCAGAAGCATAACCAGAAAAAATAATAAGAATGTTTACTACATTCAGTTTGCAGGGATCAACTTACCTATTACAACAACCATACTTGCACAGATAACCTCAGTAACTAAGAGACCCACATATGTCCAAGCATACTGTGTAGAAAGGTTCCCAATACTGAGCACAAGACCCCCTGCCATTGCAAACAGCACCGAAGGCCAGTTATCCTTCATCAAACAATTCACTCTGAATCAGCAAACCAGATGAATCAGCGATTGTCTCATCAGGAAGTTGTTGTATAAATAAATGAATGCTTAGTTAGACAGCTAACTTGACTGAGCTGGGTGAAGAAATTGGGCATGTTTTTCTTGCTCTCCCCAAGCTGGCCCAAGGTGAGCGCAATGAGGACTGCGGCGAGGAGGTTGTTGATTGAGTAATCAAGGTACGTGTGCTGCGGTAGCCGTCCCCTGCGCTCCAGGAGGGTGAGCAATGTTGGCCATGTGCCCAAGAAGAGAAGGGCGGCACACATGAGAGCAATGGCACTGCCTTTGTCTTCTACGATGAATATGTTGAGGCCTTGTTTGATGGAGACCACACAATTCAGTCAGGAGGCCTTCAACCACCTGCAGGCATCAATTGAGAGTTTTCAAGTTAGGAATCTGGAATTAATTCTGAATAGAGATGATCAATGAACACAATGATTTCTTCATCATCAAACCAATTGAGGGTTTCCAAGTTAGGAATCTGGAATTAATTATGTAAAGCTACAAATCCGCAATTAATACTGGATACACATGATCAATGAACACACTGATTTCTTCATCATCAAATCAATTCAGAGTTTTCAAGTTAGGAATCTGGAATTAGTTGTGGATACAAATGATCAATGAAGAGACTTATTTCTTCATCTTCACAAAGCTTGCATGAAACTGAATGATTTGGAGCACTCATTGCAGATCATATATCAGAACAAAACGTAAAAGAAAAATCAGTCCAACAACCACAAAAAAATAACCAAACATCATGGTCCAGTTTGTTCTAAACCCAAACAAAATTACTAGCGCATATCAGATACTCAAAAGTCCGACTCGATCCGCAGGAGTTTGAGTCTCACAGGCATAGTTAGCTGCCACAAAACTCGTGTGTGCTTGGAGACCAGAGCACCAATGGAATTGGGGCTTTATAGGCAGGAAGGAAGGAAAAAGAAGTTGCATCCCGAGATGGGTCATTGGAAACCGCGGAGGTGGAAAACCTCTCAATACCCTAGCACACCCACCCACCGGCGGGCGAGCGCGCCTCCCCACCTCTACTACCGTGGACCGCGCCCGGGAGCAGCGGCCGTGTCACGGCGCCGCCGGGTTGGATGCTCTCTCTGCTCGGCCTCGGATTTATCGGCGAAACTAGGAAGGGATACGCACCGACACCGGAGTTGGACAAGACGAGAGGATCGATCCTGATGAAGTTTTGTGTTTGTTCCTCCCCTCGGTTTGGTTGCATTGCGTCGCTAGCTATATATGTATGTTGAGACGGGAGGCGCTTGTCTTCCATGGTGATTACGGTAATGCGAGGCGGGTTTGTGTTCCTCCCTGTTCCCGGCCAGTTTGCGAGGGAGAGCTGTTGCCCATGCTCGCGGCAGCGCCATGCTACCTCCTCCTCCGTCCTTTGCCTGGACCAACAACGGCCTAGAGGCCCATACCTATCGGGCTACAACAATTCAGTACTAGTAATACTCTTTTTTAGCTGAATTAGGACAATCCCTATTAGACGCTTGcctcttttttctgtttttgtttctacttcttttcttttctttttttcttttttccattttctttctttatttttatttcctttttcatGCATTATACAAAGTTCATTGTGTGTTTAAACACAAAAAACCTTCATATATTTACGAAAATTTTCACCCTATATTACGAAAATGTTCAACGTATATTTTTTAAATGTTCATTGAGTATTTTAAAATTGTTCAGcacatatcacaaaaatgttTGATGTGTATTTAAATATTTGTTCAGCGTGTATCACAAAAATGTTCAGTTTGTATTTAAAATTTGTTCAGCGTCTATTACAAAAGATTTAAATATAtgtttttaaaaattgttcatcGTATAAAATTTCCTATAAAGGTTAGAAATTTCAAAAGTTTGCTCACTCTATGTAAAAAATGTTCATTGTATATAGGGAAATTGTTTAGTgtgcatttgaaaaatgttcgcCACATATTAAAAAAAAATGTCTAGTGGGTATTTGAAAACATTTCACCTATAATAAAAAGAGTTCAAAGTGTATTTTaaaattattttttaaaaaaattgttcaCATCTTTAAAAAAATTGTTCGAAATTTCCAATTTAGTTACTtttcactactttttatagcacaGTGCTGCTATTTTGTTATTAAAGACCAACATGCCATGGGGTTATCCATTCGCGCAGGGAACCGGGAAGCCCCGTGATCGATCCGGGTGCGTCTATTCCTCGTGTTCAGGTAGTCGCACATGGGCCAGCCCAAGTTCGCTGGAGGGCACATTCCTAGTTTTTTTATGTTTTCTTTTTGCCtttcttttattatttttatACTTTAAAATGTTCTAGatatatattacaaaaaacactcttcaaagaagttttgaatttttttgaacgggtattttaaaaatgttgaaGAAGTATTTGAAAATGGTGAACATATATTTGAAACATATTgtacaagtatttgaaaaatattgatcatgtatataaaaaagtTTTTTTGCGGATGTATATAAacatgttgaacaagtatttcaAATTTTCCAAACAGGTATTTAAACAttattgaacaagtatttgaaaaatgccgattatgtatataaaaatgttgaaaATGTATTTGTAAAATGTTGAatatgtatttgaaaaaatgttggcAATTATTTGagaaaatgttgatcatgtacaTAAAAATGTTAAATGAGTATTTTaaaaatattgaacaagtatttaaaacaaatgttgaacaagtatttgaatgAAAAACCCAAAAAGGAACAAAAATCCggagaaaaaacaaaagaaagcaAAAAATGTAAAACTAAAGGAAAACTAAACAAAAAGTGGAgatgaaaaaataaaaaataaaacgaaaagaaaaaacagaaagAAAACGTGAAAACAAATGGAAAACAGGCTTTACTCGCCTCATCTACAAAACGTGTCTCATACTTATAAGTTATCACAAACGAGACTTTGGTGGAGTGGCTAGCAGCATTAGCTCtcatcctctccctcgcgcgcCTACTTTTTAGGATTTTCTTCACATTTCGAAATGTAATGGCCGGTCCAGTCGGGCTGCTTGTGCGCAAAAGCTTGACTATTGTACGCACGTGCATCCAATAGGAGCTCTCCTGAATTTGGTACTAGTACTGCTTGCTTGCAATGTTGGAGAGGGTGCGGTCACGCGCAGCGACTATATCTCGCATTCACGGTAGAAAACCCACGCTGGAGCGTCTATGACAGTTGAGCCGACCCATCCGCACACATTAAAGGAAAAAGCGATTGGAAAGAGGAGAATGCGGGATCAATACCTAGTCTCCAACGAGATAGCCGGCGCTGCTAGCTACTGTGTCCATTTCCCGTCAGTAGTTAGTAGTAGGAGCGCGACCTACTTGAGGTGATTTAACCAGGTCTTCaccattttttcttttttcttttttcttttcgtTTGGTTTCTTTTCATTTTTCTTCTATGACCTTTTTCATTAATTATGCATTTGTTTCATTATTTTttagtttattttgtttctttttttgttttctttgtttaTTTTGATTTTCATTCTAAATTTTTTGTATATGTTAACAACATTTTTCTAATACAAATATAatatttttaatacatggtcaacatttttctatcacatttttaaatgcttgattaacattttaaAAATACAAGATGAATATTTTTAATACGTGTTAAACATATTTTCTATACATACTTTAAAACATTTTCAAATTATTGATTCACATTTTTCAAATAAAACATTAACATTTaataatacatggtcaacattttttctaggCACATTTAACATTTTCCAAATGCTTGACTAACATTTTTTAATTTCAATATTAATATTTTTCTAacacatggtcaacattttttctaaacactacatttttcaaatacttgattaatatttttcatatacttgttcaatattttttTAAATGCTCAATTAACATTTTCATATACATGATAAAAAATTTCCATCATTTTTTAATACacggtcaacattttttctatacacatttaacatttttcaaatacttgttcagcATTTTTTAAATGCTTGACTAACATTTTTATATATGGTCAAATTTTAACAAttatttttttaatacatggtcaacattgtttctatacaaatttaacatttttcaaattcttgATTAACATATGTCAAACACTTgttcattttttttcaaaatgcttgatcaacattttttaaatacatgatcacATTATTTCAAacacattttttgtatacattttTCATATACGTGATAAACATGTTCTCTATAGGCTTTTGAAAAATTTCAAAAGCTTGGTCAACATTTTCCGAATCTTTTTATGTAGTGCGATTTTGTAATAATTTATTTATAATATTTTGGATGTATAAACAGAAGTAAAAGATGAAAAAgataaaaatgaaaaaaaacaaaCAAGAAACGAGGTTTTTGTTCCCGCGCGCCCGAGCAGGCCCAACTCGCGCCACCCCTAGCGAGGATTCTTGGTTCTCTCATGAGCGCGCTTAAAGCGGCTATGGTTTAACATGAGATATAGATGCGCCACCGGTCGCGGCTACTTTTTTTGAACACAAGAAAGGCGCCATCAAGGGCCAAAATTTCATTCAACTCATATGCAGAGTACATCATGAATTACAAAGCCCTCAATTTGGAGATTTTGAATCTAGAGCATAGTATGACAAGGGCTATTGCTACGAGCTGAATGAGTACAACAATGATAGGTTCTAGCCTAGAGTTGAGAACCCGATGAGCTGCGTTGTGAGCAATACCATTGATATTCCTATGAATATGATAAACAACATGATGTTATGGATGAGTGTCCTGGAGAAAGCTACTAATTGGTGTTCGACATCTCCATGGAGTGTTGTTGCTGCTTAAGTTCCTGGAAGCGGCCATCTTTGCAAGAGAAAGATTATCCGTGAGAAAAGAGACTCGCTGAAGTTGGAGAACTCAAGCAATCTTGGCTGCTAGTTGCAAAGCTAAAGCTTCTCCCACAAGTGGAGAGTGAGTATCGTCAGCCGAAGCCTGAATCATAATATTCCTATCATGTTGGTCCGCTGATTGGTCAATGTAGATTCCAATCCCTGTAGCTGGAGAATAACCTCTTCCAGGAATGTTTTTTTGCCAAGAGGCATCGGAGTAAACTTTGGTACCTGCAATGAGCAAATCAGATCTTATAGTTGAGCCTTGCACAATCTGGTTCTCTAGTTGGCCCTGAGAGGTATGCTTTGAATTCTGCTGCCCTTCTATGGCCGAGTCCTGCAAAATTTGTGAAGAGGAAATGGCAAGAGAAGCATATTGCATTTGGTGAGGAAAAGAGTATTTCTTGCAAAATAGAGCATCACTTCTTGCCTTCCAGAGACACCACAGGAAggtgaaaatgttttctacagtTGCATGTGGGTGATTCATAGTTAAAAGGGTGTGAATGACATCATGAATGGAACAATTTTGTTGCACCAGAGAATCAGTCCTAATAAACCAGGGGGATGCAAACCAAGCAACTCTAGCAAATGGGTAGAGAAAGAAGAGATGAAGATCATCTTCATCAAGGCTGCACCTAGAGCAATGAGAACTAATATGAACAGAAAACTTACCTGCCCTGACGCCAGTGGGAAAAGCACGCCTAAGAAGTCGCCAAGCAAAATTTTGGATCCTAGGGGCATGTGCTTTTGCTTCCAAACCTGTTTGTAGAATATCCTTGATGATTAGGGCTACCTATCTTGGGGCATTGGCATGGTGAGAGTGAATCTATTTGAGACATAGTTTGTAtgtgcttttggagctacatttTCCTGATGGAGTCAAGTCCCAACAGAGAGAATCTCTGCAGTCATCATAGACAATAGGTATAGCAAGAATAGTTGAAGCAGTTGGTTGCTCAAAGAGATCGTTAATTAGCTGCACATTCTAGGTTTTTGTCCAGGAAGCCAAAGATCAGAGATCTTAGTAGGGTAAATGTAATTTCTATGCTGAATTATGAGATGATCATAAATATCTTCCCAGGAAGCACACCAAGGAGTACTCCAAATAGAACTATTCCCCTGTGAAATCTGAATAAAAGCATGAGATTTAAGCAGAGGCATCACTTTAAGAATGGAGGACCAAAAAGCAGATTTTGGGATGTTAGCAGAAGCTCTCCAAATGGAAGAATCGGGAAAACATTTAGACTTAAGAATTTTATGGAGATGCCCTTCAGGGTTTTCAGCAAGCCTCCAAGCCGAGGCAAGAAGTAGGCCTTGATTCACAGCAAGCATGTTTTTAATACCAAGGCCACCCTCCTTCTTAGGAGTACAAAGATCCTTCCAAGCCCTAAGACACATAGCTCTAGCACCTGGCTCCTCTCTAATTCCAACCCACCAGAAGTTTCTGATGATGGAAGTGAGCTTTGCTAGGAATTTTTTAGTGAAAAGGATATTGGACATGTAATAGACAGGGATGGAGGCAAACACAGAATTAATAAGCCCGAGCCTCGCTGCATGGGATAACTTGTTCACTTTGTAggtggtgagggagtcctggattagggggtctccggacagctggactatatcctttggccggactattggactatgaagatacaagattgaagacttcgtctcgtgtccggatgggactctccttggcgtggaaggctgtagcacccacgatgcggctatatctcacacgtgtcggagcacgacttagaggcataaccgcattgtaggcatgtcgcaagaggggtaatctttacccATCCCATGttctgaataagaaaagaggtacatagttggcttacaaatcaccacttcacacaatacataagaatagcattacatcatccagatacaaacaaggtccgactatggaaccaaaataaaagaagactacccctaatgcaaaagatccccgatcgccccaattgggctccactactgatcgtctggaaaggaaacgtagtatcgtcctgagtcctcatcgaactcccacttgagctcagtcgcatctcctggaatggtatcatcggtcccggcatctggttttggaagtaatctgtgagtcacggggactcagcaatctcaccccctcgcgatcaagactatttaagcttatgggtagggaaaaggtatgaggtggagctgcagcaagcactagcatatatggtggctaccttacgcaaatgagagcgagaagagaaggcaaagcacggtcgtgaactagaagtgatcaagaagtgatcctgaaactacttacgttcaagcataactccaacaccgtgttcacttcccggaccccgccgagaagagaccatcatgactacacacgcggttgatgcattttaattaagttaagtgtcaagttctctacaaccggacattaacaaattcccatctgcccataaccgcgggcactatcgtggatctaagactgatagtagaatggggggtaggtatgaggaggcaagatcctagctatggagtagttgtacacacgagttttacgagttcaggcccttctcggaggaagtaacagccctacgtctcggtgccctgaggcggtcgactggattatatgtgtgtgtgtgtgtgtttacaaaagtgcgaacccttgtcccagaggagggggtggcttatatagagtgcgccaggaccccagctcccctccgttacacagggttcaatgttcataaaggtggggcgttactagtaacatctacaataaagtgttataaaatcccataatgctatggtttaagtcacgaccgttgcagagtggagggctTCTCGTCTTCtgttggtcgagtgtcttcaaggtggtcgagtgtcttcaaggaagtcgagtgagcacatcttcatggtcgagtggtccttgggagggtatgctggacaggtccatgaccctaccctaggtacatagcttcatcattagcccccgaatggatcagggttcgagtgaggaaggggttgagaacacttccgacccactctttgtgctatgaatatgccttgtcctgaaacaatgagttgaggagatgacgtcgactcctttctcagtcgccttggtccattcttggttgttgtcgagtgaactttcatgGTTGAATTCTGAATGACGATGTAGAGGgtgtttgtcttcagtctgacaggttgttccgctctccgcggatctcacaggattcgaattttgggaagcgcgccagACGGGAGGAAACGAGgttatcgggacggattaggtaagtctcctcgatcccagcgccacctttttcaccacgtactgcgcgcgcgactgttgcaggatttgtttagatcgcttGGGTCCACTAGTCAGCCACTCGGCGAAAGGTTTTATAAAAGGTCTCGGGCCAGGCCTCTGCTCCGCACGCCCCCattctctcttctctctctcccGATCTCTCCGCCACTCTCGCTTTCGCCTCGTCGCCGGACCTCCGCTCGAGCTTGATCTGCCACCATGGGGAAGGATAAGACGGCGGGGCTGGAACGCGCGAGGAAGGCGACCGTGAAGGCGAAGGGTaagcggaccagccggggcggatcctcgtcgaggtccggcctgccggtgggctggatccagggcgactagATCCGCTTGGCAATCAcgcaggacgacctcgacgacctggtggaggggggattgatcccccacaagtcggctcGGCTCCTGAGGGACGAAACCGAGCCGCAGCCTAGAGAGGGCGAGTGTGTCCTCCTAGCAACCCACGTAGATCGCGGATTCTcgctgcctccccaccctttcttccggggttttttgaacttctttggggctcagctccaccatttcactccgaacaacatagtctatctggccgctttcgtgtccatgtgcgaaaacttcttgggctgtcgaccgcactgtgggcttttcaaacacatcttcacttgccgttcccagtcggtcaaaaaggccaagtcgagtgacgagaggatgtgtgtgatccagatgtgcggtggtctggggatccatatgaggagcaagagtactttcccagcgatgatccttcctgactcggtccggggctggcagtcgacttggttttactgcaaggatcagccaacccctggccagtcgactggacttcctcctttctccttggctcgagtggagaagcctgctcccctgaaggtagttccagaagagaaggcgcaagTCAAGGAGCTGGTTGAACGGGTCGTCCAGCTTGTCCGCGACGGAGTGACCGGGATggatctgctggaggtctttctcggtcgacgcatccaacctcttcaggcacgtgatcatccgatgtggatgtactctgggctcgaagataccactcggatccacccggaggaggtcagcgaggatatcttggagaactggttgaggggaatcactggcaacaaagacaaccctcggggatccaggagggtgattccattcgacaactcgcgCCAGCCAGAGCAGGTATATTTCTGTTTCatcaagtatctttccgattcaccACGTGATGTCCCGTTTGTGGTCGATTGAATGTCTTTTGATTGTTAtcctttcaggccctcattgaaatgtactcgatgcccaacggagtgcaggaCCCCGGCGCTGAAGAAGAAGGGGgcgggggcgagagcggcgaggagcattcggaagccgaggaggacgaggagagcgatgaatcgaccgatgaggaagaagtcgactcgcctcctcgcagggagaggaggtCCAAGCACACTCATGACCCGGCACGCACTCCGGACATGGTGGCTGCGCCGATCGGGCAATCCTCGAAGCGCCCCAGGACGTCTTCCTCGACACCGACTGAGAAGCCTCCAAAGCAATCCAAGGTCGCGCCGCTTCCAGCGCCGAAAGTGCCGAAAGCCATCTCTTCCAAACCGCCCAAAGCTTTGCCTCggatcaaagtgaccgttccTACTATCTCCGGGTAACCATCTGACTTGTCCTTTATGTGGATTCAATTAACTGGGTGTTACCAATTGAATGCGGGACTTTGTAGTGCTGCTACGTCAGGGACCTCTTCATACCAGTACCGGGACGAGGAAATGGAGGATGCGGCAACCTCTAACCCAGGTATGAACTCTTGCGATTTCGATTCTTGATCCTTTTAGGGTCgagtggttcacttggggtcgaatgtTCTGTCTTACAGCTCCACCCAACATCATTGACCTTCCGGACGACGACGAAGATGTGGCTCCTAAGCctaggaagagcaagaaggtaaCAGCTGGCAGGGTGGCTCGGCAGGAACCAACTGCAACGCCTCCCGTCTGTCATGCTGAAGATGCGGGCAGGGCCGCTGTGACGTTCGCTGCACCCTTGCCGAGTGGGCATCCCACGCGGTCGACCGCGCCTGTGGTTCCTTCAACTATCCAACTCCACACCACGGAGCCTCAAGCAGCTGCGCCTGGGTCGTCTGCACAttttttcaccagctaccccgtcccagacaaccagtcggaagcggctgcggaagccatccgacagGCTGATATGATGATGGAGTGGGTGAAGATAGTGCACGAGAGCAGTCAGGCTGCCTAAGATGCTAGTGCCGCTCTTCGGGCCAACGTCCAGGTGAGTAGACTTTCC
Protein-coding sequences here:
- the LOC125555852 gene encoding ureide permease 1-like isoform X2; amino-acid sequence: MCAALLFLGTWPTLLTLLERRGRLPQHTYLDYSINNLLAAVLIALTLGQLGESKKNMPNFFTQLSQDNWPSVLFAMAGGLVLSIGNLSTQYAWTYVGLLVTEVICASMVVVIGTTLNYFLDNRINRADILFTGVACFLVAVILRTVVHASNAADNEEKLSESTNGYNLGKTNGGMEPSTQVIYDALEDIENGASAEDATRAKAGTAEYLIELEGRRSIKVFGSSTLKWLGQVFFAGVCLSLFSPALNLATNDQWHTLKDGVPHLDVYNAFFYFSISCFVIGIGLNILFLYRPMTGVPKSSFKAYLNDWEGTQWALLAGLLCGLGSGFQFMGGQVAGYAVADAVEALPLGSTFWGIVLFGEYRKSSKKMYTLLVFMLLMFIAAVATLMASAGHRSTK
- the LOC125555852 gene encoding ureide permease 1-like isoform X1 produces the protein MCAALLFLGTWPTLLTLLERRGRLPQHTYLDYSINNLLAAVLIALTLGQLGESKKNMPNFFTQLSQDNWPSVLFAMAGGLVLSIGNLSTQYAWTYVGLLVTEVICASMVVVIGTTLNYFLDNRINRADILFTGVACFLVAVILRTVVHASNAADNEEKLSESTNGYNLGTNGGMEPSTQVIYDALEDIENGASAEDATRAKAGTAEYLIELEGRRSIKVFGSSTLKWLGQVFFAGVCLSLFSPALNLATNDQWHTLKDGVPHLDVYNAFFYFSISCFVIGIGLNILFLYRPMTGVPKSSFKAYLNDWEGTQWALLAGLLCGLGSGFQFMGGQVAGYAVADAVEALPLGSTFWGIVLFGEYRKSSKKMYTLLVFMLLMFIAAVATLMASAGHRSTK